A segment of the Solea solea chromosome 14, fSolSol10.1, whole genome shotgun sequence genome:
ACGGAGAAAACTcgacacagagaaaacacatcagTCACAGACTCAGCATGACtccagagagagagcacagcttCTTATGTCCACAGCTTGATCGCTGAATTGGAGTCACCTGTGGAACAGCAGAATGGGCGGAGCCACAAAGCACTCACAGGAAAAAGGATGTCTCACCCGTCAcactcactgtgtcactgaaatATAACATCACAGTTTATCCCAAATGTTGTGATAATAACACATTGAAGTAGATcagggtttctcagtcctggtcctggggaaccacgtccctgcatgttttacacacctgattcaaatgaaaggCTCAtgatcaggcttctgcagaacTGACTGATGAACTGACTCAATCAGCTGTGGAGGAGCGGCGGAAACGTGCAGAGCAGTGGCTCCAACACCAGGAATGACAAACACAGAagtacacagacagacaggcagacagacagacagacagacagacagatcctGCATACATTTGATATGCAGATGTAGATCTGAGGCCTTAATCTTGAAGAACAAAAAGGGGAAACAAGAACACTCATTTCACAGATTCTAAGATTAAAGCACTAATGTGTGATATGCACATATTTGTTCTCTGGAAGTAATGACAAACagaaagataataataataatcacttaAACACATGTACAGAGCATTCTATGATTGGCTTTCTATTATCACTAGAAATGCACAAAACCTAAACATCGTTTGTGGAAAGAGAAATATTTGACGCTCTCATGAGGGTTTttccagtgttgtgtgtgtgtcaatataAAAACCCTTtcttaaagtaaagtaagtcttaaaagaaaaaggagatgTCGCAAGAAGAGACTTTACGAGAATCAATAGATATGTTAATAACATCCAGTCATTGTCTAcagctgtatcctccacatgaaggtcatcCCAGCTCAGAGGGTGAAAGGTGAGGCACAGGAACAGATCACCAGACCATCGCAGGTCAAACAATGACAGACGACAGAAAAGCAATAATCATTCACTCCATTTAACCTCTGTTTGTAGTGTAAGtgctgtgaggtaacagtgTGAGACACTTTGACGACAACTTTAAGCAGAGGTTTGGCTGAGGTAACGCCCCCTTCTCCTGGGCgtgtctattttttatttttatatacaaagTATGGCCAACAGATGGCGCTTCTctcgcacagtctcacaccacTCTGTCAGTGTCAGACACGCAGAGAGACATCCTCCCCATGATCCTCCCCCTCAGCGTCAGGTCGCAGTGAGGGCTCCGCCTCCAGGAGGCTTGTTCACACTGACTCCTCCCCCACACAGTTGAGTTAAGGAACTCCTTCACAATCACAAGTCAAGtagagaagctgctgctggaagTTCTGTTAGAGAACAGTTTGAGCCAATATTCAGCGTGGACTGAGGACTGCTCTCCACGCTTTAACCACATTCATcgttttcattctttcattcttcatgtgtgtgtgtgtgtcatatttcTATTCTTGTGTGACAGCAGTGACACCTGGTCTCTGCTGACCCTTCAACTATGAGACAACACTGTACGTACAGTCGATGCCACACAAACTCAGTGTCGTGCTGCACTTTAGGTCACAACAAGTTTCAAGTCTAATAGTTTTTTCTCCAAAAGTTTAGATTATATTAACtctgtttaaacacagtttatacagaggttataagaataataaagaaTTTCTTCTATCGTTTTTATCAGAACAATCTCGAGACAATctgacaaaaatacaaaatcattTGCAtcaactgtataaacacacctgagtttaaatactcaaaatgtttcaaatcaaaCAGAAAAGTTCACTTTtctcgtttttattttttttattatgaggTTAATTACATTTTGTAATACTTTTTAtatgttgtgtcttatttaaatgtcaagtccttcgttatttttgctattttattgtgtacctcaagccgggagtctctgcaaaaatgtcattttgtcctcataatgacaataaaaacttcttgATCTCTTGATACTGTACGTTTGTagtcctgtgattggctggagGGTGAAGTTCAAGTTCAGTCAGAGAAGTAAGTGCAACAGTCGAGGACAATGCACCAAATAAAGCTGTCAGGGGTTTGGGATGGAAACCAGTTTTAAAGACCTGGGAAACGTTGAACCTCTGAACCAGAATCAGCTTCAGTCGCTCGTCTTAtcgtctctgtctgtgtccgtGTGGAAAACGAGTCTCGCATTTCATTCACTACTCAAATGCAACTGTGTGATGTCACATATTTATACACAGGgaatgttcattcattcatttcctgtttctttttgcatgagtaactaattactttacattacattacaatagGACATTTAATGCAGTGCTGTATCTAAACTCTTTTTATTGATTCATCTCTTTGTTCTCAAACAAACCAGAGATGCTTCGTTTATGtaagaacatgaaaaacagaagaggaagaaagttTCTAAAAAACTCACAAAATCAAAGGTAATTCATGGAATCATGTGATTGTTGCAgctacaacaaatacaaatatattattTCCATGTTGTCACTTCATTGTTCACCATGTCTTAATTcatctgtcactttttttgAGCGTTAAGTGTCTACATTGACTCTCTGACGTCTTTAAAGTGACAACATGAATATGtgtcagtgagacagagacagagataagaGGCCTTTTCTGCCTCCTAGTGGAGTCCAGggtaaaaatagataaataaaaagactGAGAGTCAGAGAAGGTTCGTCACTGTAGCAACACAAAAGCATCAGCTCTGCAGGTGCAGATTCATCACAGTTCTtttactgctgtgtttctgtctgtgagcaggTTTAACAAGTAATACTAATATTTTCACATaagaaatattatatattatttttatttttatttcaaaccaaACTGATCATTGATCGTAATAATAAATGAGTTCATTTGACACATGTATCAGTGACTCACCAGAGCAGCGTCTGGACCGGGTCTGGTCGGGTCTGGACCGGGTCTGGTGTTTTGAAATATTGACTTTGAGTTagatattgttttttctttatgattaattttaatcaatgtgtgtgtgtgtgtgtgtgtgtgtgtgtcagagagaggagCTAAGGGGCCGTTACGTCACCGACACACGATCCAAttccctcaacacacacacacacacacacagagagagagagacagggagggcTGGACTCAGTGCTGCTCTCTGTGAGCAGAGCGGAGGAGAACAGGAGCAGAAACAGCTCCGTTTTTGTGCTGACTtgtgcttcagcttcagcttcaggaCGATAAATCTCACCTCTGCTTGTTTCTCCTGTTTCTCCTGTTTCTCCTGTTTTCACAGATCCTGTTCACTTGTGTGTCTCTTGCTGCGGCTGCAGGAGAACAGAGCACGCAAGTGTCCGTGCGTCATGGTGCATCTTTGCGCATTATATCTGGATCTTTACGAACAAGGAGTTTTTTCTGCTTGGACTAAAAATATGAAGCAGCttctcggtgtgtgtgtgtgtggagggaggcagcgtgtgtgtgtgtgtgtgtgtgtgaatgtttgtgatcTGCATGAAGCGCGTGAATAAATCAGCGCTCTCTGTTGCAGTGAGCAGATTTTCCCTCTGACGATGGACCGACACCAGACCGGATCCCGGTGATCACCGGTgctcatttctgtttttccatcacaaatatagattttttttaatctctcttCTTCATGGACGTTTTTAgatttttggggatttttaagTGAAGGTCAATGAAAAGATTTGCGCAACTCTTGTGCGTCACTGTTGCATTTTAACGCCACATCTCCGCGGGGCTGCGTGTGCGCTTGCCTTTGTGTGTGACCGTCGCTCCGCTCCTGTTTTTTCTTCCCACCCAGGACTCGCGCTGGAACTTCGATGCTGGATCTATTAGATTTGTGGCTGCAAACATGCTGAGCAGCGTCCTCGTGCTGAGCGTCCTCACGGTCACCAGCCTCTCGCCGTCGGAAACGGAGAGCCGCAAAACTTCAGCGTCTAAAGACATCTGCAAGATCCGCTGCGCCTGCGAGGAGCGCGAGAACATCCTCAACATCAACTGCGAGAATAAGGGATTTACCACCGTCACTCAGTTCCAGGCTCCCCCCAATAAAATCTCTCAGCTCTTTCTAAATGGAAACTTCCTGTCACGGCTCAGCGCCAATGAGTTCGTCACTTATGGCAACGTCAGCTCACTGCACCTGGGAAACAATGGTCTGCAGGAGATCCGAACTGCGGCTTTCAACGGGCTTCGCTTCCTGAAGCGCCTccatttgaacaacaacaacctggaGGTGATTAAAGAGGACACGTTTGCAGGACTGGAGAGTCTGGAGTATTTACAGGCAGACTATAATTACATCAGCACCATAGAGCCAGGTGCTTTCAGTAAGGTGAATAAACTCAAAGTGCTGATCCTGAACGATAATCTTTTGTTGTCTTTGCCACCTAACATTTTCCGCTttgtgctgctcacacactTGGATTTACGTGGGAATCGACTGAAGATGCTCCCGTTTGCCGGCGTCCTGGAACACATCGGTGGCATTATGGAAATCCAGCTGGAGGAGAACCCGTGGAACTGCACCTGTGATCTGattcctctgaagtcatggttGGACACTATCTCAGTCTTTGTTGGGGACATTGTGTGTGAGACGCCCTTCAGGCTGCACGGTAAAGACATCACGCAGCTCATAAAGCAGGACCTGTGTCCGCGCAGGAATGCTGGTGAGCGTGCCCACCCCCCCCCTGACTCTCACTTTCAAGGAGCCCTTTCCCCAACCTACCACCCTGGCATGGTCACCCCCACCCGTGCCCCAAAAGCTTCCCGCCCTCCCAGAATACGCAACAAGCCCACCCCTCGCATCTCAAAGGACAAACACGTTTTTGGACCCATCATGGTTTATCAGACACGCTCTCCTGTGCCCATGCTGTGtcccagcgtgtgtgtgtgcacgtcacAAAACCCCGACAGTGGACTGAACATCAACTGCCAGGAGAGGAAGCTGCACAACATCAGTGAGCTCAACCCCAAACCCTCCTACCCAAAGAAACTGCACCTGACTGGAAACTACCTGCAGATCATTTACAGAACAGACCTGACAGAGTACAGCTCACTGGAGCTGCTGCATTTAGGAAACAACAGAATCGCAGTGATTCAGGAGGGCGTGTTTGAGAACCTAACAAACCTCAGACGCCTCTATCTCAATGGGAATTATATTGATACACTTTCTCAGTCACTGTTCGCTGGCCTGCAGTCGCTCCAGTATCTGTACTTGGAATACAACATCATCAAAGACATTCTACCACAAACATTCAACTCCCTGCAcaacctgcagctgctgtttctCAACAACAACCTGCTACGCTCGCTCCCCGACAATGTTTTTGGGGGAACCATGCTGACGAGACTCAACCTGCGGAATAATCATTTCTCTTACCTTCCAGTCAAAGGTGTGTTAGACCAGCTCTCAGCCTTCATCCAGATCGACCTGCAGGAAAACCCCTGGGACTGCACCTGCGACATCGTGGCGCTGAAGAACTGGATGGAGCTGTCCAGCACCAGTGTGGTGGTGAATGAAATCACCTGCGACTCACCCTCCAAACACGCGGGGCGTCTGCTGCGCTCGCTCCGCAATGAGGCCATCTGCCCTGAGCCCAGTGAGGTGCCCCCACCCCAACATGCACCcccaacaaaaaaacccactttaATGAGCCCCAGCACTGAAGCCACCAccccctcttcttctccctcgTCTTCTTCTCCCTCGTCTTCCTTTAGCTCTGTAATCCCCACTGAATCCAGACTACACACCCCAGACTTACACCCTGAGGTCCCACTCTCAGTCCTCATTCTCGGGCTTCTTGTTGTCTTCATCCTGTCCGTGTGCTTCGGAGCAggcctctttgtgtttgttctcaAGCGACGCAAAGGTGTGGAACACGTGCCCCCAGGCGCCAACAACTTAGATCTCAACTCTTTTCAAGTGCAGTATGGGTCGTACACTCCAGAACCCACTCAAGACAAAAGCTCTGAAAGCCACATGTACAACTACATCCCCCCGCCTGTGGGCTCCATGTGCCAAAACCCTATTTACATGCAAAAGGACGGTGAACAGGTGGCTTACTACCGAAACCTGAAGGAGCTTAGCTTTGGGCCCTTGGATGCAAAGAAAGAGGATGTTGTCACTCGCAGCCCAGGAGCTTACACCATAAGTGCAGTGGATTTTATGGATAAATCACCAGCACCATGTGGTTTGACCTCCCCTGAGCCTCCTGAGGTGCTTTATCAGAACATTGGGGAGCGGCCCAACAAGGATCTTCCCACAGCTGCAGGCATCCCTCCTTTCAATTACAACTTTTGCACTTTACCCAAGAGACCGTGTATCGTTCCCCCGTATGAGGTTGCTGCAGCCCGGAGGTTTGTCGCCAACCAGGAGCAGCTGAACAAAAGTGTGCTGTACGGAACGCCCAGGAAGTACTACACGTCTGAACACACGCCCAGAAACACTGAGCATCCACTGCTGCTCCCCGGGAAGCTAAAAACAGAACCAGACTACTTGGAGGTTCTGGAGAAACAGACTGCGATGAGCCAACTGTAAGATAGcaacacccccaccccccccttcATAATAATGACGCAGTTACTCTAATAATAGCCCTCTCTATATATCTATCTTATCTGTGTTCAATCCTACATGATTGACTGGAGGTGAACTCTTTTTTTCTGCCCTCTGATTCTTCttttgattttaattttctAAAATGTATAAAAGGAGTATAAGAAATATATTATTAtgcagttctattttttcctccTGAAAAGTATAaattatttcttctttctgaAAGATTTTAATTCCATAAAAGACTTTAACGACAGCAGGTATATAATGGGCAGGACTGTGTACGATCACAGCTTTGTGCTTTTCAATAAACTGTATTTGATTTTCCCCgtgaacaaagacaaacagaaaaaaggatGAAATCACTGTTGTTTGTAGAGGAAATGCTACAGATCCACATTCCTGTACATATTTAGCGCACAGACATAAACTATGAGTGTGACaccataaaagaaaatatttttcatttcaacaagcGGCAAAATCGTATTATACTTTCTCCAGAAAGTGCCTTTGCACTGATTTACCAACGATGCCCCTGCAAAATGGAAATGTTGCTTTTCTTCTCTTAAAGTGCTGTATTTTAAGACTCAAATCTTTATGTAAGAtgtaaaactgaacaaaaagatAAAGTGTGTGAAATGATGAACGAGCTGTTGCCAGGGAGAAtcctgttgttttgcttttcagTATGAAGACGTATGTTTGTATAGAGTGGAGAATACAGTGCGGCAAAATGGCGCCATTAAATTTTCACTGAAGCACTTTGTCAAGATCTCGAGCTTGAGGTAAATTTTGTTAAGACTGTGcatgattatgtgtgtgtgtgtgtgtgtgtgtgtgagccagagtaaaaatgaaaaacacacacttctctctctccactgtgaaGCGACAGGCCCAAGAATGATTGATGAGAAGCTTTTCTctcttatttcttcttcttattattattattgttccagctgctgttgcccctcctctcctccccagTCTTCCTGCTGATGTGAACACAACACCAACATTTGATGCAGACGCTCGATAATTCTCTCAGCTGGGACAAGTATGTGGAAAATATCACTGAAGTGAAGGTTGTAGTTTTATGTGCTGTTTGGCCTCAGGAGAGTTGCTGTGTTTGAAGAATGTTGCCTCATATTTTCCCAGTAGAAAAAGACAGAGTGTCAGAgaagtaattaaaacactagtgTGATGGAAGTTAGTGTAGAGTCGTATATTCTCTCTGAAAACATGGAGCAGTGCTGGGATTTGAGCAGACTGATAAATGCTGTTAGTTAAGGAATGGACTGCACTGCTTTACTGGCTGAGGAATGTGGAGAGAAAATGTGATCTGCAGTGAAGAAAATGAGCGATGCTGCTTATTAAAAGatcatttcacatgaaatagAGCACAGTCTGCTGTTccagtgagtgtttgtgcatAAATGGCTGAATGATCGTCTCCCTtcctgtgtgtggatgtgggtGAACTGACATTAGCTCTTTGTGCTCTGTGAACGGCCGCCCAGTCACTCGCTCTTCAATGTTTTCCATGATTTAACAtggtttaaatgtacatttcacAATAGTTTACCTGTGATAACTTTGTTTCTCTTGTGATGAAGGATCATATTGATGTGGCCATTAGTGTCATTTCTGCAGTTaaattataaaagaaaacactactaggttacagtaaaatataaactataaaaatggatgtaCTAAATCTCAGAACTAGGATTCTATTGGTTGCAAGAAGAACTCAGTTTGTGTTGAATGTGACTTGATTGAGAACcagtaaatattttcctgatGAGTTCATTGGATTCAGCTGTGttcatttacagtgttttactctaaaaacatgctgtgaatgtacagtgtcatattttacagtgtagtcTTATTGTACTGCTGGATCTCTGCTGGCTAATGCGTTGCTGTCCAAGGTGCTGATTTCTTGCTGGCAGCAGAGTTGAGCTCCACAGCTGATGAGTGAGTTCTCGCCCTCATGAAAGTGAGGCCTCTGGGTCGGTCCCTGCAGTCTCTGCTGCTTTCAGTCGCCGTCCTTCTCTTTATACTCGCTCTGTAATTACATGGAAGGAATGAAtgatttttacaaaaacaaggtTCATTTACAAGCTTTTCTCAGAAGGTTCAAACACACTTGCAGTCGTCTTTAGAGCGTTGCTACTTCTGAAAGCGTTCCTCTGTAGGAGAGATGAATTTACAGTGCTGGAAAATGTTTGTTGACTGTATTTGTGATGCAAATGAAGTCCACAGCTCACACGGAGGGATTTCCAGCACATTCACTCACAGAAATGATTAttcaggaataaaaaaacattctaaAATAACTCCACTTTAAACTGCTGTTAGAAGATGACACATCAGTCAAGTTATCGTGTGAATGCTGTAAATCAACATGTGTGAGGAGACAATTCAACATGTGTGCACTGCTGTGAGCTTTTAGAAACCCTGttataattatcatcatcattaattattattttattataacatgataataataataataacaacaacaataataataataataattgatctATTTTCTCCATATTTTCACGTTTTAATGAGCATGATTTACTCTGATAAATGTGGGTTTATTCTCATCAGTCAGCAGAGGCACAGACGTCTCATCAGAAATGGGCCACTTGTGTCACTGATCCATGATTCCATGATTGATGGTTTCAATAAAGTAGTTGGACCAGGTTGCAGCGGCAGTTTCAGTCTGAGAGCCGAGGTTTGGGGGAAatcctggtgtttttttatcttcctGTCGCTTCCTTTGTCCACTTTTATGCGTTCACTTCAAGCTGGAACGTCTTTTTGATGCTGAGAATGAAGGTGCTTtgatttgtggtgtttttttttgtttttggtgcaAAGGCACGCGTGGAGAGCAGGGATGAGATGCTGCAGTAAGCAGAGCTGCTGTCATGTGGCCTCGCTTTTTAacaagctgctgtgtgtgtgtgtgtgtgtgtgtgtgtgggaatgagagaggaggaagaaagaaagcgtgtgaaaaggggaaaagggagaaggagagagagaggtcaggAGAGATGAATGgcagaagggagagagagagggagagagagagagctgttcattcctctcctttctctgAAAATGGAGTGATTTTCCTTCCTTGGGCACAATAGGCCCTCTGTGTCTTTTTAGTGGCAGTGAAGGAAAgagatgtacacacacacacacacacacacacacacacacacacacacacacacacacacacacacacacacacacacacacagagacagacacacacacacacacagagggagggttGGAACATGTGCAGCCTTGCACACCAATGAGGAAGCTTTCTCTCCAGAACACTCTCCTCTCTTATCTTGCAGTTCTGGGACacttgcatgtatgtgtgtgtgtgtgtgtgtgcgtgtgcgtgacTTACAGACTGATTGAATCCATATATTTATAAACTGCATGTGTGAATTCACTGCAGagcttttctcttctctctataaacTGTTATTGTGACTAATACTTcaccttcctctcctccacttcctttcttcctctcttcctccttccttcaCAGGCTCCTCTCCACTTCTCCATCTTTCTGAGCGATTTGATGGAGGAGTGTGTTGGTATTCATATagtgtttgtctccatgtgtggaTAAGTGATTTGGAGATGACTTTGAATCATATACATGCTGCAGCTCTGAGCTGATATATAGTCagccatctgtgtgtgtgtgcgtgcgtgtgtgtgcgtgcgtgtgtgcgtgtgcgtgtgcgtgtgcgtgtgcgtgtgcgtgtgctgaCGGATGCCAACTCTTCACACTTGTGATTTTAATCGTTTAACCACAGACTATTGCAGCCCATTCTCTGATACTCACCGCTGTGcgcgcacgcgtgtgtgtgtgtgtgtgtgtgtgtgtgtgtgcatcaacTCATTTTCATGTATCGTCCCATTATCTGAGCTGTGATTATCACGTGACccttcttcactgtgttttactttcatttgtcatgtgaggagaagaagaagctcaaTATTTTGAAATTTCTTTATATTAACAATGTATCTGGAGTtcacatttgaaataattaGTGTTATTTTATCTCCTCATTACAATGTTTGTGACGtacatttacaaagtaaaacagttttttttatggaatAATGGCAGGAATTAAATAAGGCAACCTTTAAGGTAAAGCTCCACCCCCATAGGTCATTTATAGGTGATAAATCATGATAACTCAGGTTCTGTCATAAAGATAACAGATTAAACAGATGCAGACTCAGGAGCTGCAGCTCTACGACGTCcttgtgttatttatatttgaacGTCTGTTGGACGCAGCAGTGAAACAACACATCCTGTTCTTATGTTTGTCTAAAATGggattttctttgtgtctttgtgagtgagagtgagcctCTGTGTGTCGTACACAGTGCAGATACACGCTCCCTATATTTATCACCAAAAGTAAGgacgtgtgtgtttgcatggttTTTAATCTGCTGGAACGATGTTTCTTGGttggttttaaatgttgtcacaTGTTGagcagcatgaggaggaggagccacatGCTACTGACGCCCCTGTTTGTTAAGTGAATCCATTATTAAACTGCGATTATATCTcgtttcttcagacttcaaacATCCAATAAACACCAAAGAGTCAAGAACGAGCTGTTTGTCATGAACAAAACCAACAAactcaactctgctgctcaacccacaaatgtggcatcatttaaaaaggaaataaactGGATTTCTAACGATTACCAATAATAAGTTTACATTTTATAAAATGACTTCATATACTCGTCCAACTGTTGTGTTGCATAGCAACTGCGTAACATATATGCAGGAATTATTCATCTGTCGCTTTATGGAAAAGTACAAAGATGATAATAAATGGATTCAATTGAATTGAAGACGGTGTTCACATGTTTCAGTAAGAGATGAAATAATCTGGCTTTGAGAGTCCGGTCAGGGTCGGGGGTCTAAGTCCTGGTTAGTCAGAGCATGAAGTGATTGCTCTGCTGGATGTTGGTGCACATAATGAAGCAGCGACACAGAGTTgaggaagtgggaggtgactcAGTTTATGAAGCATCTATGTAACGTGCAGACGGCAGGAGGTGATGGAGCAGCATGTTTGAGCCCTGTGGCTGTTTCCATGTCAGTGTGATGACATGTGAATCTGACCAAAGATGACATGTGAATCTGACCAAAGATGACACATGAGTAAAACCAGAGAAGGTTTCTATTCACTTCAaggtccttgtgtgtgtgtgtggggttaaCACAGGGCCAGTAATCCTCATGTTCAGTTTGGGGCTAACGATTCCAACAGTGTTAGGCTTTAACTGGGTTAACCCTAACTCAAGCTGGAAGTCAAGATCATGTTGTAAGAGGCttctgtttgtgcatgtgtgtaaaacATGGTTCAGTCTAACAGCACTAACAGTCTAACAGTTAGTATTTAATAACGTGTATGATAACTGGGATGATTTCAACTGCACAGCCTGACACAGCGAGCTCAGACGCTGTAGACATGGGTGAGAAGATCGTTGTCGTCCATCAGTAACATGACCAGGTCGCCCTCGGTcaccttcagtgtttgtgcTGCCTCTTCATGGTTCCTTCTGTGTCACTTTGTCGCTTCATTTGCTTCCTTGTTGGAGTGAGTGGAGAGGGCGGGGCTGTGACATGTTGTGACGTGTCGGCTCTGACAGAAGTGACGTTCACTGTGTTGTAAGTTGCTGCGTGTGTTAAATCACCTGTCGTTCGATCTCTTTGTC
Coding sequences within it:
- the slitrk2 gene encoding SLIT and NTRK-like protein 2, which produces MLSSVLVLSVLTVTSLSPSETESRKTSASKDICKIRCACEERENILNINCENKGFTTVTQFQAPPNKISQLFLNGNFLSRLSANEFVTYGNVSSLHLGNNGLQEIRTAAFNGLRFLKRLHLNNNNLEVIKEDTFAGLESLEYLQADYNYISTIEPGAFSKVNKLKVLILNDNLLLSLPPNIFRFVLLTHLDLRGNRLKMLPFAGVLEHIGGIMEIQLEENPWNCTCDLIPLKSWLDTISVFVGDIVCETPFRLHGKDITQLIKQDLCPRRNAGERAHPPPDSHFQGALSPTYHPGMVTPTRAPKASRPPRIRNKPTPRISKDKHVFGPIMVYQTRSPVPMLCPSVCVCTSQNPDSGLNINCQERKLHNISELNPKPSYPKKLHLTGNYLQIIYRTDLTEYSSLELLHLGNNRIAVIQEGVFENLTNLRRLYLNGNYIDTLSQSLFAGLQSLQYLYLEYNIIKDILPQTFNSLHNLQLLFLNNNLLRSLPDNVFGGTMLTRLNLRNNHFSYLPVKGVLDQLSAFIQIDLQENPWDCTCDIVALKNWMELSSTSVVVNEITCDSPSKHAGRLLRSLRNEAICPEPSEVPPPQHAPPTKKPTLMSPSTEATTPSSSPSSSSPSSSFSSVIPTESRLHTPDLHPEVPLSVLILGLLVVFILSVCFGAGLFVFVLKRRKGVEHVPPGANNLDLNSFQVQYGSYTPEPTQDKSSESHMYNYIPPPVGSMCQNPIYMQKDGEQVAYYRNLKELSFGPLDAKKEDVVTRSPGAYTISAVDFMDKSPAPCGLTSPEPPEVLYQNIGERPNKDLPTAAGIPPFNYNFCTLPKRPCIVPPYEVAAARRFVANQEQLNKSVLYGTPRKYYTSEHTPRNTEHPLLLPGKLKTEPDYLEVLEKQTAMSQL